The following proteins are encoded in a genomic region of Mycolicibacterium confluentis:
- a CDS encoding acyl-CoA dehydrogenase family protein — protein MSDALAGGVFATSGGDGSSDEHSELRALVDDIGRRSFEARIGQRKLPEAFDSEAWSTLEDTGLSRLTTTEDLGAGPTEAAIVLRGLARHAVAAPVAETDLLAAWLAQTAGVPVPESGPLTLAVVDADGAARGVPWTRACAAVVLAARTDDGLRVAVARPDELDITDGHNLAGEPRDLVRAAIPADAVPCGAAVADELTRRGAWARCVQIMGVLDAAAEMTVAHTRERVQFGRALSRFQAVQHSLAGMAGEIERARAASTLAVTAAADHGFASAQADYAVTLAKITLGRVVPAVSTTAHQLHGAIGVTMEHQLWSATNRAHSWITEFGSTGHYARRLGRRAFDAAGGSDGTLWDALTWAQ, from the coding sequence ATGAGTGACGCATTGGCGGGCGGGGTCTTCGCGACTTCGGGCGGCGACGGATCCTCCGACGAGCACAGCGAGTTGCGCGCGCTCGTCGACGACATCGGCCGCCGGTCGTTCGAGGCCCGAATCGGGCAGCGAAAACTGCCCGAGGCGTTCGACTCCGAGGCCTGGTCCACTCTCGAGGACACCGGCCTGAGTCGGCTGACCACCACCGAGGATCTCGGTGCGGGCCCCACCGAGGCCGCCATCGTGCTGCGCGGCCTGGCCCGGCACGCGGTCGCCGCGCCCGTCGCCGAAACCGACCTGCTGGCCGCCTGGCTGGCGCAGACCGCGGGCGTGCCGGTGCCGGAAAGCGGACCGCTGACCCTGGCCGTCGTGGACGCCGACGGCGCCGCGCGCGGCGTGCCGTGGACACGGGCCTGCGCGGCGGTGGTGCTCGCGGCCCGCACCGACGACGGATTGCGGGTGGCGGTCGCGCGCCCCGACGAGTTGGACATCACCGACGGGCACAACCTGGCCGGCGAACCCCGCGACCTGGTGCGCGCCGCCATTCCCGCCGATGCCGTGCCGTGCGGCGCCGCCGTCGCCGACGAACTGACCCGGCGCGGGGCGTGGGCGCGTTGCGTGCAGATCATGGGTGTGCTCGACGCGGCCGCCGAGATGACCGTGGCCCACACCCGCGAGCGCGTGCAGTTCGGGCGGGCGCTGAGCCGCTTCCAAGCCGTCCAGCACTCCCTTGCCGGCATGGCCGGGGAGATCGAAAGAGCGCGTGCTGCAAGCACACTCGCGGTGACAGCCGCGGCCGACCATGGGTTCGCCAGCGCGCAGGCCGACTACGCGGTGACGCTGGCCAAGATCACCCTGGGTCGTGTGGTCCCGGCCGTCAGCACCACGGCGCACCAGTTGCACGGTGCGATCGGGGTGACGATGGAGCATCAGCTGTGGTCCGCGACCAACCGCGCACACAGTTGGATCACCGAGTTCGGGAGCACGGGTCACTACGCGCGCAGACTTGGCCGACGCGCCTTCGACGCGGCGGGTGGCTCCGACGGAACGCTGTGGGATGCGCTGACCTGGGCGCAGTGA
- a CDS encoding helix-turn-helix domain-containing protein, whose amino-acid sequence MSAEPFVGTGRDRLRELLDAVVPGDESAAGVPDMARRIHASEFHFSREVRRLTGEPPAALRRRIMLERAAWRLGRGEGVAEVAAAEGWSSPEVFSRAFRRSFGVPPSQVAESGRGFRLPAPNGLHFHPPQSLWIDAEPGGHQDSAVSRLMIDHDIADTAHLIRRAECLTKDQWTQELSPGQVVLEWDGPEPSVGAVLAAIVWTKEVWLASIEGRDQPSREHADPATTPQDLAAHHDDVSRRWVAMVTDVTARGRLSDTVIDALCDPPESFQLFGIVAHVLTYSAHRRGLARAMLARLGVPAGMGDPLDWMRSH is encoded by the coding sequence GTGAGCGCCGAACCGTTCGTGGGCACCGGACGAGACCGATTACGGGAACTGCTTGACGCGGTCGTGCCCGGTGACGAGTCCGCGGCCGGGGTGCCGGACATGGCGCGGCGCATCCATGCGTCGGAGTTCCACTTCTCTCGCGAGGTGCGGCGACTGACCGGAGAACCACCCGCGGCGCTGCGGCGCAGGATCATGCTCGAGAGGGCCGCGTGGCGGCTGGGGCGCGGTGAGGGCGTCGCGGAGGTCGCCGCGGCCGAGGGCTGGTCGTCGCCCGAGGTGTTCTCCCGAGCGTTCCGGCGCAGTTTCGGCGTCCCGCCGTCACAGGTCGCGGAGTCCGGGCGCGGTTTTCGGCTGCCCGCGCCCAACGGTCTGCACTTCCACCCGCCGCAGTCGCTGTGGATCGACGCCGAACCCGGTGGCCATCAGGACTCCGCGGTGTCGCGGTTGATGATCGACCATGACATCGCCGACACCGCGCACCTGATCCGGCGGGCCGAATGCCTCACGAAAGACCAATGGACACAGGAGCTTTCGCCGGGCCAGGTGGTGCTGGAGTGGGACGGTCCCGAACCCAGCGTCGGCGCGGTGCTCGCTGCGATCGTGTGGACCAAGGAGGTGTGGCTGGCCAGCATCGAGGGCCGTGACCAGCCGTCGCGGGAGCACGCGGATCCCGCGACGACACCGCAGGACCTGGCCGCCCACCACGACGACGTCAGCCGTCGATGGGTGGCCATGGTCACCGACGTCACGGCGCGGGGAAGGTTGTCCGACACCGTGATCGACGCACTGTGCGATCCACCCGAGTCGTTCCAGCTGTTCGGCATCGTCGCGCACGTGCTGACCTACTCCGCTCACCGCCGCGGACTCGCGCGGGCCATGCTGGCACGCCTGGGCGTGCCCGCCGGGATGGGCGACCCCCTGGACTGGATGAGGAGCCATTGA
- a CDS encoding class I adenylate-forming enzyme family protein, translating to MSISLLLEMALSGDPDRVAVVSDDTRLSTQELSDLADGGAGVIAAAGAEHVVYVGTGGALLPLLLFSSARAARAFTPINYRLSAEGIQALIERLPKPLVVVDERYRDMVGDAGIAVMESSEFLAAAKTADPVAEFADPDDVGVVLFTSGTTSAPKAVELSHNNLTSYITGTVEFGAAEPTDAALICVPPYHIAGVSAALSNLYAGRKMVYLPNFDAAEWVRLVEQEGVTSATVVPTMLDRIVTVLEAGGHDLPTLRNLAYGGSKVGLPLVRKALGLLPHVGFVNAYGLTETSSTIAVLTPDDHRVAHGNDDEAIAKRLGSVGQPVPGIEVQIRDEAGNVLGPGEPGELFVRGEQVSGKYTGIGSVLDENGWFPTKDIAALDEEGYLFITGRSDDTIIRGGENIAPAELEDVLIEHPHVHEVAVVGVEDAQWGQAIVAVVVPVVGIDPDPEELREHVRGQLRGSRTPDRVVFTTELPTNATGKLLRREIVASLQDTHDK from the coding sequence ATGAGCATCTCACTGCTGTTGGAGATGGCCCTGTCCGGCGACCCTGACCGGGTGGCGGTCGTTTCGGACGATACCCGCCTGAGCACGCAGGAACTGTCCGACCTCGCTGACGGTGGTGCGGGTGTGATCGCGGCCGCCGGCGCCGAGCATGTGGTGTACGTCGGGACCGGTGGCGCGCTGCTGCCGCTGCTGCTGTTCTCCTCGGCGCGCGCCGCGCGGGCGTTCACCCCGATCAACTACCGCCTCTCGGCAGAGGGCATCCAGGCGCTGATCGAGCGGTTGCCCAAGCCGTTGGTGGTCGTCGACGAGCGCTACCGCGACATGGTCGGCGACGCCGGCATCGCGGTCATGGAATCCTCGGAGTTCCTCGCCGCGGCCAAGACGGCCGATCCGGTCGCGGAGTTCGCCGATCCCGACGACGTCGGCGTCGTCCTCTTCACCTCGGGCACCACGTCGGCGCCCAAGGCTGTGGAGTTGAGTCACAACAATCTGACGTCCTACATCACGGGCACGGTCGAGTTCGGTGCGGCCGAGCCGACAGATGCCGCGCTGATCTGTGTGCCGCCGTACCACATCGCCGGTGTCTCGGCCGCGCTGTCGAACCTGTACGCGGGCCGAAAGATGGTGTACCTGCCCAACTTCGACGCCGCTGAGTGGGTGCGTCTGGTGGAGCAGGAGGGCGTCACGTCGGCGACCGTGGTGCCGACGATGCTGGACCGCATCGTCACGGTGCTCGAGGCCGGCGGCCACGACCTGCCCACGCTGCGCAACCTGGCCTACGGCGGGTCCAAGGTCGGTCTGCCGCTGGTGCGCAAGGCCCTGGGACTGCTTCCGCACGTCGGTTTCGTCAACGCCTACGGGCTGACCGAGACATCCTCGACCATCGCGGTGCTCACGCCCGACGACCACCGCGTGGCCCACGGCAACGACGACGAGGCCATCGCGAAAAGACTCGGATCGGTGGGCCAGCCCGTACCCGGCATCGAGGTGCAGATCCGCGACGAGGCGGGCAATGTGCTGGGCCCCGGCGAACCCGGCGAACTGTTCGTCCGAGGTGAGCAGGTCTCCGGCAAGTACACCGGCATCGGTTCGGTGCTCGACGAGAACGGCTGGTTCCCCACCAAGGACATCGCCGCGCTCGACGAGGAGGGCTACCTGTTCATCACGGGCCGCTCCGACGACACCATCATCCGGGGTGGGGAGAACATCGCGCCTGCCGAACTCGAGGACGTGCTCATCGAGCATCCGCACGTGCACGAGGTCGCGGTCGTCGGTGTCGAGGACGCGCAGTGGGGTCAGGCCATCGTCGCGGTCGTGGTCCCGGTCGTCGGCATCGATCCCGATCCCGAGGAACTGCGCGAGCACGTGCGCGGTCAGTTGCGCGGGTCGCGCACCCCGGACCGGGTGGTGTTCACCACCGAACTGCCCACCAATGCCACCGGCAAGCTGTTGCGGCGGGAGATCGTCGCAAGCCTGCAGGACACACACGACAAGTAG
- a CDS encoding crotonase/enoyl-CoA hydratase family protein translates to MSEESTEPAVLVEQRDRILIVTINRPKAKNAVNLAVSQGLADAMDRLDSDPGLSVGIVTGAGGSFCAGMDLKAFARGERCDIDGRGLGFTQRPPDKPLIAAVEGYALAGGTEVALSTDLIVAANDSAFGIPEVKRGLVAGGGGLLRLPQRIPYAIAMELALTGDNLSAQRAHELGLVSVLAEPGQALDAAIALAEKITANGPLAVAATKKIIVQSRYWGAEEQWTEQMKILAPVFMSKDAKEGAVAFAEKRAPNWTGS, encoded by the coding sequence GTGAGCGAAGAGAGCACCGAACCCGCAGTTCTGGTCGAACAGCGCGACCGCATCCTGATCGTCACCATCAACAGGCCCAAGGCGAAGAACGCCGTGAATCTGGCCGTCAGCCAGGGCCTCGCCGACGCGATGGACCGCCTCGATTCAGACCCCGGTCTGTCCGTCGGCATCGTCACCGGCGCCGGAGGGTCCTTCTGTGCCGGCATGGACCTCAAGGCATTCGCCCGCGGCGAGCGCTGCGACATCGACGGACGGGGCCTGGGCTTCACCCAGCGTCCGCCGGACAAGCCGCTGATCGCTGCGGTCGAGGGCTACGCCCTGGCGGGTGGCACCGAGGTGGCGCTGTCGACCGACCTGATCGTGGCCGCCAACGATTCGGCCTTCGGCATCCCCGAGGTCAAGCGTGGGCTGGTGGCAGGCGGCGGCGGCCTGCTGCGCCTGCCGCAGCGCATCCCGTACGCCATCGCGATGGAGCTCGCGCTGACCGGTGACAACCTGTCCGCGCAGCGGGCGCATGAGCTCGGTCTGGTGAGCGTGCTGGCCGAACCGGGTCAGGCCCTCGACGCCGCGATCGCGCTCGCGGAGAAGATCACCGCCAACGGTCCGCTGGCCGTGGCCGCGACCAAGAAGATCATCGTGCAGTCGCGCTACTGGGGCGCAGAGGAGCAGTGGACCGAGCAGATGAAGATCCTCGCGCCGGTGTTCATGTCCAAGGACGCCAAGGAGGGGGCCGTCGCCTTCGCCGAGAAGCGCGCCCCCAACTGGACCGGCAGCTGA
- a CDS encoding arylamine N-acetyltransferase family protein, which produces MVAEALRVESTVDVGDYLARIGWAGPVAPTLDVLRALVSAHLTHIAFENLDPLMGIPVGDLSVEALFAKMVHRSRGGYCFEQNGLFRYVLESVGFFVDALTARVVWMNPDGVDATPGPLTHQLLAVRIPGVAQRYLVDVGFGGQTLTAPIEFTPGLVQQTPNEPYRIGVHGGDFVLETLIGDTWRPLYLFADEPRPPIDLQVGSWYVSTHPESTFVVGLSASKIVDGARWNLRGRNLAVHSVGAPTEHVRYANASQVLEVLMNTFGLDVGGIGDVHDRITEVLDA; this is translated from the coding sequence ATGGTTGCAGAGGCACTGCGGGTTGAGTCGACAGTCGACGTCGGCGACTACCTGGCACGCATCGGCTGGGCCGGACCAGTCGCACCGACGCTGGACGTGCTGCGCGCCCTGGTCAGCGCGCACCTGACGCACATCGCGTTCGAGAACCTCGACCCGCTGATGGGCATTCCGGTTGGTGATCTGAGCGTCGAAGCGCTCTTCGCGAAGATGGTGCACCGGAGTCGCGGCGGTTACTGCTTCGAGCAGAACGGCCTGTTCCGGTACGTGCTTGAGAGCGTGGGTTTCTTCGTCGACGCCCTGACGGCCCGCGTGGTGTGGATGAATCCCGACGGGGTCGATGCGACGCCGGGCCCGCTCACGCATCAACTCCTTGCGGTGCGCATACCGGGTGTGGCACAGCGGTATCTGGTCGACGTCGGCTTCGGCGGGCAGACGCTCACGGCGCCCATCGAATTCACGCCCGGCCTGGTGCAGCAGACTCCGAACGAGCCGTACCGCATCGGCGTCCACGGGGGCGACTTCGTGCTCGAGACGCTGATCGGTGACACCTGGCGGCCGTTGTACCTCTTCGCCGACGAACCCCGTCCTCCGATCGACCTTCAGGTCGGAAGCTGGTACGTCTCAACGCATCCCGAATCGACGTTTGTGGTGGGCCTGAGCGCGTCGAAGATCGTCGACGGAGCGCGGTGGAACCTGCGGGGCCGAAATCTCGCGGTGCACAGCGTCGGCGCCCCCACCGAGCACGTCCGCTATGCGAACGCCTCCCAGGTGCTCGAGGTGCTGATGAACACCTTCGGCCTTGACGTGGGCGGGATCGGGGACGTGCACGACCGGATCACCGAGGTGCTGGACGCCTGA
- a CDS encoding 1-acyl-sn-glycerol-3-phosphate acyltransferase has product MGLIRPLTKLWHRSEVRGLEHFPAGGALAVGNHSGGLFAMDVPVFAIAFYDHYGYERPVYTLSFDLMFTGPTADFFRKTGFIPANHSNADEALRSGGVVVVFPGGDYDVYRPTTARNKIDFGGRTGYITAALNAGVPIVPVVGIGGQESQIYLSRGTELAKLLRLDKLVRAKILPLSFGFPFGLSAVVPVNLPLPTKIVQQVLEPIDIVAQFGEDPDIDEVDAHVRRVMQRALDQLAQERRFPVIG; this is encoded by the coding sequence ATGGGCCTGATCCGGCCGCTGACCAAGCTGTGGCACCGCTCGGAGGTGCGTGGACTCGAGCACTTCCCCGCCGGCGGCGCCCTGGCGGTCGGCAACCACTCGGGCGGCCTGTTCGCGATGGACGTCCCGGTGTTCGCTATCGCCTTCTACGACCACTACGGCTACGAACGTCCGGTGTACACGCTGAGCTTCGATCTGATGTTCACCGGTCCGACGGCCGACTTCTTCCGCAAGACCGGATTCATCCCCGCCAACCACAGCAACGCCGACGAGGCCTTGCGCTCGGGCGGCGTCGTCGTCGTCTTCCCGGGAGGCGACTACGACGTCTACCGCCCCACCACGGCCCGCAACAAGATCGATTTCGGCGGACGCACGGGCTACATCACGGCCGCGCTCAACGCGGGCGTGCCCATCGTGCCGGTGGTCGGCATCGGCGGCCAGGAGAGCCAGATCTACCTGTCCCGCGGCACCGAACTGGCCAAGCTGCTGCGCCTCGACAAACTGGTGCGGGCCAAGATCCTGCCGCTGTCGTTCGGCTTCCCGTTCGGTCTCTCCGCCGTGGTCCCGGTGAATCTGCCCCTGCCCACCAAGATCGTCCAGCAGGTGCTCGAACCGATCGACATCGTCGCGCAGTTCGGGGAGGACCCCGACATCGACGAGGTCGACGCCCATGTGCGCCGCGTCATGCAGCGCGCCCTGGACCAGTTGGCGCAGGAGCGCCGTTTCCCGGTGATCGGCTGA
- a CDS encoding acyl-CoA dehydrogenase family protein, producing MTIPAAPCVQGLTAVSSFDALCADEPELAALRASVRDFLTADRAEYGWEPGVDTWLSAWEEGFSARLGDAGFLGLTIPTEYGGRGLSHLHRYVVTEELLVAGAPVAAHWIADRQVAPGLLAYGTEEQRHRILPRIAAGRFYSAIGMSEPQSGSDLAAAATRATRTDGGWVLNGRKVWTSGAHLAHQVVVLARTSPPDPDHRHAGFSQFLVPTDAGGVTIDPIVSMDGQHHFNETIFDDVFVPDADVLGEIGDGWHQVTAELSFERSGPERVLSTVTVILAAIRALAQQSSDAGAAAVGDLVARLVSLRQLSVSVARALAAGESAANQAALVKDLGTRFEQDSVNLVTDLLDHLDDDSPHQDRLRAMLDIARVHSPMVTLRGGTNEVLRGVVARGMGLR from the coding sequence ATGACGATTCCTGCTGCGCCGTGCGTGCAAGGATTGACCGCCGTGAGCAGTTTCGACGCGTTGTGCGCCGACGAACCCGAACTGGCGGCGCTGCGCGCCTCGGTCCGCGACTTCCTGACCGCCGACCGCGCCGAGTACGGCTGGGAACCCGGTGTGGACACGTGGCTGTCGGCGTGGGAGGAGGGCTTCAGTGCGCGCCTCGGTGACGCGGGATTCCTGGGCCTGACGATTCCCACCGAGTACGGCGGTCGCGGCCTGAGCCATCTTCACCGCTACGTCGTCACCGAGGAACTGCTGGTCGCCGGCGCCCCGGTGGCCGCGCACTGGATCGCCGATCGGCAGGTCGCGCCCGGTCTGCTGGCCTACGGCACCGAGGAGCAGCGGCACCGCATCCTGCCCCGCATCGCCGCGGGTCGGTTCTACTCGGCGATCGGCATGAGCGAACCCCAGTCGGGTTCCGACCTGGCCGCCGCGGCCACCCGGGCGACGCGCACCGACGGCGGGTGGGTGCTCAACGGCCGCAAGGTGTGGACCAGCGGCGCACACCTGGCCCACCAGGTGGTGGTGCTGGCCCGCACCAGCCCACCCGATCCCGACCATCGCCATGCCGGGTTCAGCCAGTTCCTGGTGCCCACCGACGCGGGCGGGGTCACGATCGACCCGATCGTGTCGATGGACGGCCAACACCACTTCAACGAGACCATCTTCGACGACGTGTTCGTCCCGGACGCCGACGTGCTCGGTGAGATCGGTGACGGCTGGCATCAGGTGACGGCCGAGCTGTCCTTCGAACGCAGCGGGCCCGAACGGGTGTTGTCCACGGTCACCGTGATTTTGGCGGCGATCCGCGCGTTGGCGCAGCAGTCGTCCGACGCCGGTGCGGCCGCGGTCGGCGATCTGGTGGCCCGCCTGGTGTCGCTGCGGCAGTTGTCGGTGTCGGTGGCCCGCGCGCTCGCGGCCGGGGAGTCCGCCGCCAACCAGGCCGCCCTCGTGAAGGATCTGGGCACGCGGTTCGAGCAGGACTCCGTCAACCTGGTCACCGACCTGCTGGACCACCTCGACGACGACTCCCCGCATCAGGACCGGTTGCGCGCGATGCTCGACATCGCGCGCGTGCACTCGCCGATGGTCACGCTGCGTGGAGGCACCAACGAAGTGCTGCGCGGTGTCGTGGCACGCGGGATGGGGTTGCGATGA
- a CDS encoding dihydrofolate reductase family protein produces the protein MSTVYFTASSLDGFIVDTDDSLDWLTSRAVDADGPFGYEAFISTIGALVMGSKTYDWILRNHPGEWMYTQPSWVITHRPEIIAPGHPVETFAGPAEELHPRLVEAAGGKDVWIVGGGEVAAQFQGAGLIDEMIVTYAPCTLGAGARLLPTRSEWVLADSGVNADFVCARWRRAGDRSWGMGAGG, from the coding sequence ATGTCGACCGTGTACTTCACCGCCTCGAGCCTGGACGGGTTCATCGTCGACACCGACGACAGCCTCGATTGGTTGACGTCGCGGGCCGTCGACGCCGACGGGCCGTTCGGCTACGAGGCCTTCATCTCGACGATCGGCGCGCTGGTGATGGGGTCGAAGACCTATGACTGGATCCTGCGCAACCATCCCGGCGAGTGGATGTACACCCAGCCCTCCTGGGTCATCACGCACCGCCCCGAGATCATCGCCCCCGGTCATCCCGTGGAGACGTTCGCCGGACCCGCCGAAGAGTTGCATCCGCGTCTGGTCGAGGCCGCGGGCGGCAAGGACGTGTGGATCGTGGGCGGGGGAGAGGTGGCCGCACAGTTCCAGGGCGCCGGCCTGATCGACGAGATGATCGTGACGTATGCGCCCTGCACGCTGGGCGCGGGCGCGCGTCTGCTGCCCACCAGGTCGGAGTGGGTGCTGGCCGATTCGGGGGTCAACGCCGACTTCGTCTGCGCGCGCTGGCGCAGAGCGGGGGATAGGAGCTGGGGGATGGGGGCTGGGGGATAG